A genomic stretch from Chitinophagaceae bacterium includes:
- a CDS encoding amidohydrolase family protein: MKKILLIIHILFLSAAVFAQDDVYPAKPKTEKITLANATVHVGNGTVIANGFVTFENGKIIAVGETAPSAPGKLVDVKGKHVYPGLILSNSQLGLVEVNSVRATIDHTEIGVLNPSIRSIVAYNTDSRVINTLKSNGILFANVVPQGGTISGSSTVVQLDAWNWEDAIYKADGQMHMNMPSLFFRPNPFAAFRGVLETRTAADVIKEGLNQIEGIKSFFREAAAYHKETVHSKINLKFEAVKALLEKKQKLFVHCDIVKEMLVAIDFAKEFGFDVVIVGASESWQIADLLKQNNIAVILGQQHSLPTMADDDVDQPYKAATYLQNAGVLYAINDEDGQTRGRNLPFNAGTAVTYGITKEQALSAITLNAAKILGIDGKTGSIENGKDANIVISEGDILDMKTSIITLAFIQGRQVSLEDKHKQLNERYKQKYGIK, translated from the coding sequence ATGAAGAAGATATTATTAATCATACATATTCTGTTTTTGTCGGCCGCTGTCTTTGCACAGGATGATGTGTACCCGGCAAAACCGAAAACAGAAAAAATAACACTGGCGAATGCTACTGTTCATGTTGGTAACGGAACGGTGATTGCAAACGGATTTGTAACATTTGAAAATGGTAAGATCATTGCGGTTGGAGAAACTGCTCCTTCTGCTCCCGGCAAATTGGTTGACGTTAAAGGGAAACATGTTTATCCCGGACTTATCTTATCCAACTCACAATTAGGTTTGGTGGAAGTGAACAGTGTACGGGCAACTATTGATCATACAGAGATCGGTGTATTAAACCCATCCATCCGTTCGATTGTTGCTTACAATACAGATTCAAGAGTGATCAACACATTAAAAAGCAATGGTATTTTATTTGCCAATGTTGTACCGCAGGGTGGAACCATCAGTGGCTCCTCTACTGTTGTTCAACTTGATGCATGGAACTGGGAAGATGCGATTTACAAAGCTGATGGACAAATGCACATGAACATGCCATCATTATTTTTTCGACCCAATCCATTCGCAGCTTTTCGTGGTGTTCTGGAAACACGTACTGCTGCTGATGTAATCAAAGAAGGATTGAACCAGATTGAAGGAATTAAAAGTTTTTTCCGTGAAGCAGCAGCATATCACAAAGAAACTGTTCACAGTAAAATCAATCTGAAATTTGAAGCAGTAAAAGCTTTGCTGGAAAAGAAACAAAAACTCTTTGTTCATTGCGACATCGTAAAAGAAATGCTGGTAGCCATTGATTTTGCGAAAGAGTTTGGTTTTGATGTAGTGATTGTTGGTGCAAGTGAAAGCTGGCAGATTGCAGATTTGCTGAAACAAAACAATATTGCAGTCATTCTTGGTCAGCAGCATAGTTTGCCAACCATGGCAGATGATGATGTGGATCAGCCATACAAAGCAGCAACCTATTTACAAAATGCAGGTGTACTTTATGCCATCAATGATGAAGATGGACAAACACGTGGCCGCAACCTTCCTTTCAATGCAGGCACTGCGGTTACTTATGGCATTACAAAAGAACAGGCTTTGTCAGCCATTACTCTCAATGCCGCAAAAATTCTGGGTATTGATGGAAAAACAGGTTCCATTGAAAACGGTAAGGATGCAAATATTGTAATCAGTGAAGGAGACATCCTTGACATGAAAACAAGCATCATTACACTTGCGTTTATACAAGGCCGGCAGGTGAGCCTGGAAGACAAGCACAAACAACTGAACGAACGTTACAAACAGAAATACGGAATTAAATAA
- a CDS encoding PAS domain S-box protein gives MISETLIPEPFIHTDSLYFVLINAEGYYSVANPYFLKKFGLSEAAVTSVHSFETIFPEDRPACSKAVEFCISHPGRSIKVDLKKPDVNGGVVFTRWEFTSLQNNKSDYIQCIGYDISQETIEAVRKEITARDEMHEELLSNSIDVFLLTNEKRQITYCSPNVTKMFGYEVSELIGKNGFSFVHPDDLPIALKAFEEEIVNPGVNHSEDIRFRHKDGSWKWAEAKGRNLFNNPRVQSMMLSLNDISMRKRSEEALAESELRYKSFFNQLPVPLFIVSDDHEQILDVNDSAVEKYGYSKKEFSEFSFSRLFKDQLTDAEAGEVYSKGKVVAHKTKAGKNILVTIEKRKVEFSETNGNVLLVNDITESNNIQQENELSYEVSEILIQPRSLRENLETALKSIRLFTSWDLAELWVPGQEGLSIKKIAFDADEGIYHQQIRHFLQLTSSFEYPVKDYDPSIATSYKPYWIENLSENKFEFKRKKIAESTGFQSCLIVPVFNDKQLICVFSFFSFALKHYSKSETNLLSILGKLFGAEIEKRKNSLMLDTFFQISNDILTIAGLDGRYKRVNPAFEKFIGYTNEEAKKIHPLSYVHDFDKEAVLEKLKELSNGTPVPYFENRVITKERATKWVAWTATPIITEGIVIASHRDITAQKEAAEELRIFNERYELVTKATNEAIWDLDLVTNRMAWSEGYKILFGHGFDDNENDLDFWEANIHPDEKETVIEGFNRFLKQRNTPYWECEYRFRKSDGTYAHVLDKGYLIFNKDNTPLRMVGAMQDITERKKLEQELLVRERNKQNQIAQAVVFAQETERAEIGKELHDNVGQLLTTTKLYLEMLKHKLDDPLELIERGTRHINMVIHTIRNLSHSLVPASINDLGLIASVNDLIENVQVLEKIDINYVSPPDLEVKIGKSLKLTLYRIIQEQLNNIIKHAYATRVTIELFEEDGFIKLIITDDGKGFEVETVKMGLGLKNITSRAELQNGTVNIVSNPDEGCKIIIQIPINY, from the coding sequence ATGATAAGTGAAACCCTGATACCCGAGCCCTTTATCCATACTGATAGTCTGTACTTTGTATTGATTAATGCAGAAGGGTATTATTCAGTTGCCAACCCTTACTTTTTAAAGAAGTTTGGCCTGTCGGAAGCTGCTGTTACATCTGTTCATTCCTTTGAAACAATTTTTCCCGAAGATCGCCCTGCCTGTTCAAAAGCAGTTGAATTCTGCATCAGTCACCCGGGAAGATCAATTAAAGTTGATTTAAAGAAACCTGATGTGAATGGAGGGGTTGTATTTACCCGTTGGGAATTTACCAGTCTTCAAAACAATAAGAGCGATTATATACAGTGTATTGGATATGATATTTCACAGGAAACCATTGAAGCTGTAAGGAAAGAAATTACCGCCCGGGATGAAATGCATGAAGAGCTCTTATCGAACAGCATTGATGTTTTTTTGCTCACAAATGAAAAAAGGCAGATTACTTATTGTTCTCCCAATGTTACAAAAATGTTTGGGTATGAGGTTTCTGAACTCATTGGCAAGAATGGGTTTTCTTTTGTTCATCCTGATGACCTTCCCATTGCATTAAAAGCATTTGAAGAAGAAATAGTCAATCCGGGTGTTAATCATTCAGAAGATATCCGTTTCAGACATAAAGATGGCAGCTGGAAATGGGCTGAAGCAAAAGGAAGAAACCTTTTCAATAACCCCAGGGTTCAATCAATGATGCTCAGCCTGAATGATATTTCAATGCGAAAGCGATCGGAAGAAGCATTGGCTGAAAGCGAACTCCGGTACAAATCTTTTTTTAATCAGCTGCCGGTTCCGCTTTTTATTGTGAGCGATGATCATGAACAGATTCTTGATGTAAATGACAGTGCGGTTGAGAAATACGGCTATTCGAAAAAAGAATTTTCGGAGTTTTCATTTTCCCGGTTGTTTAAAGATCAGTTAACCGATGCAGAAGCGGGGGAAGTATACTCAAAAGGGAAGGTTGTTGCTCATAAAACAAAAGCCGGCAAAAATATCCTCGTTACAATTGAAAAAAGAAAAGTAGAATTTTCTGAAACCAATGGTAATGTTCTGCTGGTAAATGATATTACTGAATCCAACAATATTCAGCAGGAAAATGAATTGAGCTATGAAGTTTCTGAAATACTCATTCAGCCAAGGTCGTTGAGAGAAAATCTTGAAACCGCATTAAAAAGTATCCGTTTATTTACCAGCTGGGATCTGGCAGAATTATGGGTTCCGGGCCAGGAAGGCTTATCCATTAAAAAAATTGCGTTTGATGCAGATGAAGGAATCTATCATCAGCAAATCCGTCATTTTTTGCAGTTAACATCTTCTTTTGAATATCCCGTTAAAGATTACGATCCTTCTATTGCTACATCCTATAAACCTTACTGGATTGAAAACTTATCTGAGAATAAATTTGAATTTAAGCGAAAGAAAATTGCTGAAAGTACAGGGTTTCAATCCTGTCTTATTGTTCCTGTCTTCAATGATAAGCAATTGATTTGTGTTTTTTCTTTTTTCAGTTTTGCGCTTAAGCATTACAGTAAAAGTGAAACCAATCTTCTCAGTATTCTGGGAAAATTGTTTGGGGCAGAAATTGAAAAGCGCAAGAACAGCCTGATGCTTGATACATTTTTCCAGATCAGTAATGATATACTCACCATTGCAGGACTTGACGGAAGATACAAGAGAGTGAACCCTGCTTTTGAAAAATTTATTGGCTACACAAACGAAGAAGCCAAAAAAATTCATCCGCTCAGTTATGTGCATGATTTTGACAAGGAAGCTGTGCTGGAAAAATTAAAAGAGCTGAGCAACGGAACACCGGTTCCTTATTTTGAAAACAGGGTTATTACAAAAGAGCGTGCAACAAAATGGGTTGCATGGACGGCAACACCGATCATCACCGAAGGAATTGTCATTGCATCGCACAGAGATATTACAGCTCAGAAAGAAGCAGCTGAAGAATTAAGAATCTTTAATGAACGCTATGAACTTGTAACCAAGGCTACAAATGAAGCAATCTGGGATCTTGACCTGGTTACAAACCGGATGGCCTGGAGCGAAGGGTATAAAATTCTTTTTGGGCATGGTTTTGATGACAATGAAAATGACCTGGATTTCTGGGAAGCTAATATTCATCCTGATGAGAAGGAAACTGTTATCGAGGGCTTTAATCGGTTTTTAAAACAGCGCAACACCCCTTATTGGGAATGTGAATACCGTTTCAGGAAAAGCGATGGTACCTACGCCCATGTACTCGATAAAGGGTATTTGATTTTCAATAAAGATAACACACCTTTAAGAATGGTTGGTGCAATGCAGGATATCACCGAAAGAAAGAAGCTTGAACAGGAGCTGCTGGTAAGAGAACGTAACAAACAAAACCAGATAGCACAGGCGGTTGTATTTGCGCAGGAAACAGAAAGGGCTGAAATAGGAAAAGAACTGCATGATAATGTGGGGCAGCTTTTAACTACCACCAAACTTTACCTGGAAATGCTCAAGCATAAACTGGATGATCCGCTGGAACTGATTGAACGTGGTACCAGGCATATCAATATGGTCATTCATACCATCAGGAATCTTTCACACTCACTGGTGCCCGCCAGTATTAATGATCTTGGTTTAATTGCATCGGTTAATGATCTCATTGAAAATGTTCAGGTACTGGAAAAGATTGATATTAACTATGTTTCTCCGCCCGACCTGGAAGTTAAAATCGGAAAAAGTTTAAAGCTCACACTTTACAGAATTATTCAGGAGCAGCTGAATAACATCATTAAGCATGCATATGCCACCAGGGTAACCATAGAACTTTTTGAAGAAGACGGTTTTATTAAACTCATTATTACAGATGATGGCAAAGGGTTTGAAGTTGAAACGGTGAAAATGGGGCTGGGGTTAAAAAATATTACAAGCAGGGCTGAACTGCAGAATGGTACAGTAAATATTGTCAGTAATCCCGATGAGGGATGTAAAATCATAATACAAATTCCTATTAATTATTAA
- a CDS encoding response regulator transcription factor: MEKITVLIADDHKLIRETWSFILNSDPRFTVVAECSNGQEAVEKAQKMRPKIALLDINMEPMNGIEATEQIRKFSPATKIIAVSMHSQPAYVKKLLKLGAMGYVTKNSPQHEMFEAIVAVNEGKRFICSEVKTILSEQMFDEENATGANTLSNRELDVIKHIKQGLSSKEISTALNISLKTVEVHRHNILKKLNLKNSASLVNYINEAGLAI; the protein is encoded by the coding sequence ATGGAAAAGATTACAGTGTTAATTGCCGATGATCACAAACTGATTCGTGAAACATGGAGCTTTATTCTGAACAGTGATCCACGCTTTACAGTTGTAGCAGAGTGCAGTAATGGACAGGAAGCAGTTGAAAAAGCGCAGAAAATGAGACCAAAAATTGCTTTGCTCGACATCAATATGGAGCCTATGAACGGGATTGAAGCAACCGAACAAATCCGTAAGTTTTCGCCGGCAACAAAGATCATAGCAGTATCCATGCACTCTCAGCCGGCATATGTAAAAAAATTACTGAAGCTTGGAGCCATGGGTTATGTAACCAAGAATTCACCGCAGCATGAAATGTTTGAAGCGATTGTTGCTGTGAACGAAGGCAAGCGGTTTATCTGCAGCGAAGTGAAAACTATTTTATCAGAGCAAATGTTTGATGAAGAAAATGCAACCGGTGCCAACACTCTGTCGAACCGTGAACTCGATGTGATTAAACATATCAAGCAGGGGCTTTCTTCAAAAGAAATTTCTACTGCATTAAATATTTCATTGAAAACGGTGGAAGTACACAGGCACAATATTCTGAAGAAACTGAACCTGAAGAACAGCGCTTCTTTAGTGAACTATATTAATGAAGCAGGGCTGGCTATCTGA
- a CDS encoding asparaginase, protein MAVRVFITGGTFDKEYNEITGQLYFNDTHMHDLLEMGRCRVPVEIRTLMMVDSLEMTAEDRDLIVHQCIQCDEDKIVITHGTDTMSETAKVLAQKINNKTVVLTGAMIPIKFGSSDGLFNLGSALAFAQSLPAGVYVAMNGRYFTWDNVRKNKQTGMFEEVR, encoded by the coding sequence ATGGCAGTTCGTGTATTTATTACCGGCGGAACCTTTGACAAAGAGTACAATGAAATTACAGGGCAACTGTATTTTAATGATACGCACATGCACGACCTGCTCGAAATGGGTCGTTGCCGTGTGCCGGTTGAAATACGCACATTGATGATGGTTGACAGTCTGGAAATGACGGCTGAAGACCGTGACCTCATTGTTCATCAGTGTATACAGTGTGATGAAGATAAGATCGTTATTACACACGGAACCGATACAATGTCTGAAACAGCAAAAGTGCTGGCACAGAAAATAAACAATAAAACAGTGGTGCTCACCGGTGCCATGATCCCCATTAAATTTGGCAGCAGCGATGGTTTATTTAACCTGGGCAGTGCATTGGCATTTGCTCAATCATTACCTGCCGGTGTTTATGTAGCCATGAACGGAAGATACTTTACCTGGGATAACGTACGTAAGAACAAACAAACAGGAATGTTTGAAGAAGTGAGATAA
- a CDS encoding YafY family transcriptional regulator, with the protein MNRIDRLLGIITTLQSKKYITAEKIADKFQISVRTVYRDIKAIAEQGIPVSFEQNKGYFLVQGYFLPPVSFSPEEANAMLLMQSVVMRFADKSTLKYYSAALDKVKSVMRYCEKEKIDFLQQQIKFQSCYPVLEGADYLSSLQTAISSQSVIEFTYKNKAEITNKRKAEPLGLIFYAYNWHLIAWCYTRKEYRDFRVSSILDLKNTAEPFKIKEHIALNDYMKKLPVSY; encoded by the coding sequence ATGAACCGCATCGACCGCCTGCTGGGTATCATTACCACACTGCAATCAAAAAAGTATATCACCGCTGAAAAAATTGCTGACAAATTTCAAATAAGTGTACGTACTGTGTACAGGGATATTAAAGCAATTGCTGAACAGGGAATACCTGTAAGTTTTGAACAGAATAAAGGATATTTTTTAGTGCAGGGATATTTTCTGCCTCCCGTATCTTTTTCGCCGGAAGAAGCCAATGCAATGTTGCTGATGCAATCAGTGGTCATGCGCTTTGCAGATAAATCAACACTGAAATATTATTCTGCTGCACTGGATAAAGTAAAATCAGTGATGCGTTATTGCGAAAAAGAAAAAATTGATTTCCTGCAGCAGCAAATAAAATTTCAATCCTGTTATCCTGTACTGGAAGGCGCAGATTATCTTTCTTCCCTGCAAACGGCCATTTCTTCACAATCTGTAATTGAGTTTACCTATAAAAACAAGGCAGAAATTACAAACAAACGCAAAGCAGAGCCGCTTGGATTAATTTTTTATGCGTACAACTGGCACCTGATTGCCTGGTGCTACACAAGAAAGGAATACAGAGATTTCAGGGTATCATCTATTCTTGATCTGAAAAATACTGCTGAGCCTTTTAAAATAAAGGAGCATATCGCTCTTAACGACTACATGAAGAAACTTCCAGTGAGTTATTAA
- a CDS encoding DinB family protein — protein sequence MTIIETLLKEMEREAVTTRKMLSIIPDDKYNWKPHEKSMTVQSLATHIAELPAWVTMTLATTELDFAANQKATEEELLPLWTLRNGETVYSVEPKADVIRMAYCQIVHHRAQLGVYLRLLNIPIPGSYGPSADDMNF from the coding sequence ATGACAATCATTGAAACGCTCTTAAAAGAAATGGAAAGGGAAGCTGTTACAACCCGTAAAATGTTATCAATTATTCCTGATGACAAATACAACTGGAAGCCACACGAAAAAAGTATGACTGTTCAAAGCCTTGCCACACATATTGCTGAGTTGCCTGCCTGGGTAACAATGACCCTGGCAACAACTGAACTGGATTTTGCAGCCAACCAAAAAGCAACAGAAGAAGAATTACTGCCATTGTGGACACTGAGAAACGGAGAAACTGTGTACAGTGTTGAACCGAAAGCTGACGTAATACGAATGGCTTATTGCCAGATTGTGCATCACCGTGCACAGCTTGGTGTTTATTTACGGTTGCTGAATATTCCTATTCCCGGCAGTTATGGGCCAAGTGCAGACGATATGAATTTTTAA
- a CDS encoding SRPBCC domain-containing protein, producing MKQELIITNQILINAHALKVWDALINPEKTKQYMFGCETVSDWKIGSELLWRGEYEGRKMDFVKGHIVNMEPGKFLAYTVIDPNNPSIPDVPENYLTVTYTLKEENGTTHFTVTQGDYSTVAEGEKRYRDSYNNGEGWNPVLVEIKKLVEDNN from the coding sequence ATGAAACAGGAATTAATTATAACCAATCAGATTCTTATCAATGCGCACGCCCTTAAAGTATGGGATGCATTAATCAATCCCGAAAAAACAAAGCAATATATGTTTGGATGCGAAACAGTTTCTGACTGGAAGATTGGCAGCGAACTTTTGTGGCGTGGTGAATATGAGGGAAGGAAAATGGACTTTGTAAAAGGGCATATTGTAAACATGGAACCGGGAAAATTTTTAGCATACACGGTTATTGATCCTAACAATCCATCTATTCCCGATGTGCCTGAAAATTATCTTACAGTAACATATACATTAAAGGAAGAGAATGGTACAACTCATTTCACTGTAACCCAGGGCGATTATTCAACAGTTGCTGAAGGCGAAAAGCGATACCGGGATTCCTATAACAATGGCGAAGGCTGGAATCCGGTTCTCGTTGAAATTAAGAAGTTAGTGGAAGATAACAATTAA
- a CDS encoding 1-acyl-sn-glycerol-3-phosphate acyltransferase translates to MIGFLLSNWMKLTGWKVKGIFPNHIPKMVLAVGPHTSAWDVVIGFGARRLIPIDHAYFLGKKELFEGTFGWFFKAMGGTPVDRSSSQGMVAQVADKFAQHDIFRLGMSPEGTRKKVEKLKTGFYHIARQANVPILLVGFDFGKKEVILGDLIYPADEAEDFKKILSFFAGVEGKIPELGVKHLA, encoded by the coding sequence ATGATAGGATTTCTCTTGTCCAACTGGATGAAATTGACTGGCTGGAAAGTAAAAGGAATATTCCCGAACCACATTCCAAAAATGGTTTTGGCTGTTGGCCCGCATACAAGTGCCTGGGATGTTGTAATTGGATTTGGTGCACGCAGACTGATTCCTATTGACCACGCTTACTTTTTAGGAAAGAAAGAATTATTTGAAGGAACTTTTGGGTGGTTCTTTAAAGCAATGGGTGGTACTCCTGTTGACCGTTCTTCTTCACAGGGCATGGTGGCGCAGGTAGCTGATAAATTTGCTCAGCATGATATATTCCGTTTGGGCATGAGCCCTGAAGGAACAAGAAAAAAAGTTGAGAAACTCAAAACCGGCTTTTATCATATTGCCAGGCAGGCAAATGTTCCCATACTGTTAGTTGGTTTTGACTTCGGAAAAAAAGAAGTGATCCTTGGTGATTTAATTTATCCTGCAGATGAAGCAGAAGATTTCAAAAAGATCCTTTCTTTTTTTGCCGGAGTTGAAGGAAAAATTCCTGAGCTTGGTGTAAAGCATTTAGCTTAA
- a CDS encoding DUF2029 domain-containing protein, with translation MYPAEHFDYYKYSPTFSLFMAPLANLPDSVGLFLWNLLNVLVLYFALRRLPLSSNKTHLLMLGFVFLELLTSTQNSQSNALIAGLIIFAFTSLERKKLYWHRCLLC, from the coding sequence TTGTATCCCGCTGAACATTTTGATTATTACAAATACAGTCCAACATTTTCTTTGTTCATGGCTCCACTGGCTAATCTGCCCGATTCCGTTGGACTTTTTCTCTGGAACCTGTTAAATGTTCTTGTACTGTATTTTGCTTTGCGGCGATTGCCATTGTCTTCAAACAAAACCCATTTACTGATGCTTGGGTTTGTTTTTCTTGAACTGCTTACTTCTACCCAAAACTCACAAAGCAATGCTTTAATAGCAGGGCTGATCATCTTTGCTTTTACCTCTCTTGAAAGGAAAAAATTGTACTGGCATCGCTGTTTATTGTGCTGA
- a CDS encoding heavy metal-binding domain-containing protein, whose amino-acid sequence MLLTTTPTIEGKPIQQYIGIVTAETIIGANIFKDIFAGIRDIVGGRSGTYERVIEEARSSALKELEQKAQQMGANAVVAVDLDFETVGSGGSMLMVIATGTAVKV is encoded by the coding sequence ATGCTCCTCACAACAACTCCCACCATAGAAGGCAAACCTATTCAGCAATACATTGGTATTGTAACAGCCGAAACAATTATTGGCGCAAACATTTTTAAAGACATTTTTGCCGGCATCCGTGATATTGTTGGCGGACGCAGCGGCACGTATGAACGTGTAATTGAGGAAGCCAGAAGCAGCGCCTTAAAAGAGCTGGAACAAAAAGCACAGCAGATGGGGGCCAACGCAGTAGTTGCTGTTGATCTTGATTTTGAAACTGTAGGCAGCGGCGGAAGTATGCTCATGGTAATTGCAACAGGTACTGCTGTGAAAGTTTAA
- a CDS encoding adenylate kinase — protein MFNLILFGPPGSGKGTQSERLIAKYGLKHLSTGDLLRSEIAAKTPLGMEAKKIMDKGQLVPDEVVIGMISSALETNPQAKGFLFDGFPRTVAQAEALDKLLKLKGTQINAMISLLVTEEELVKRLLNRGLTSGRSDDTNEEVIRARITEYRNKTSVVADYYKQFDKLAEIKGEGSIDDIFNELSAQIETHLEA, from the coding sequence ATGTTTAATCTGATCTTATTTGGCCCCCCCGGAAGCGGAAAAGGTACCCAAAGCGAACGACTCATTGCAAAGTATGGCCTCAAACACCTGAGTACAGGTGATCTTCTCAGAAGTGAAATAGCAGCAAAAACTCCGTTGGGCATGGAAGCCAAAAAAATCATGGATAAGGGACAGCTGGTTCCGGATGAAGTGGTGATTGGTATGATCAGCTCTGCACTGGAAACAAACCCGCAGGCAAAGGGTTTTTTGTTTGATGGTTTTCCACGTACAGTTGCCCAGGCCGAAGCACTGGATAAATTATTAAAGCTGAAAGGAACGCAGATCAACGCCATGATTTCTTTACTGGTTACTGAAGAAGAACTGGTGAAGCGTTTGCTCAACCGTGGATTGACCAGCGGCCGCAGCGATGATACCAATGAAGAAGTGATCCGTGCAAGAATTACCGAGTACCGTAACAAAACTTCTGTTGTGGCTGACTATTATAAACAATTTGATAAGCTGGCAGAAATAAAAGGAGAAGGAAGCATTGATGATATCTTCAATGAATTGAGTGCACAGATTGAAACACATCTCGAAGCCTGA
- a CDS encoding nuclear transport factor 2 family protein: MKQTCLLIAFVLSLPLAIFAQKTKEESATEKYVLRLHENKFRWMVNKKLDSLNAILDERVVYVHSNGWTENKKEIIEDLRSGKLIMNNVTVTEASARV; the protein is encoded by the coding sequence ATGAAACAGACCTGCCTGCTGATTGCATTTGTACTTTCACTTCCGCTTGCCATTTTTGCACAAAAGACGAAGGAAGAATCCGCAACAGAAAAATATGTGCTTCGCCTCCACGAAAATAAATTCCGCTGGATGGTGAATAAGAAACTTGATTCATTGAATGCAATTTTAGACGAACGTGTTGTGTATGTTCATTCAAATGGCTGGACAGAAAACAAAAAAGAGATCATTGAAGATCTGCGATCAGGCAAACTTATAATGAATAATGTTACTGTTACGGAAGCATCAGCAAGGGTATAA
- a CDS encoding SDR family oxidoreductase, with protein sequence MNLELKDQLFLIGGATSGFGKAVTEALIRESAKVIVVARGKEKLQEQYANKPLVEIVEGDITQHATIEQLKKVVADRQLHGILVNAGGPPAKTVLETTLEDWDDAYQKILRWKVELTQAFVPSMIKAGYGRLVYVESSSVKQPIENLVLSTSLRLAVVGMVKTLSQEIAKSGVTLNILGPGSHNTPAIDRLYVKKSEQTGLPFDDVKKNAIQQIPVGALGEADDFASLAVWLLSKSSRYITGQTILVDGGTVKGIF encoded by the coding sequence ATGAATCTTGAATTAAAAGACCAGCTTTTTTTAATTGGCGGTGCTACAAGCGGTTTTGGTAAAGCTGTTACTGAAGCATTGATCAGAGAGTCAGCAAAAGTTATTGTTGTAGCAAGAGGAAAAGAAAAGCTGCAGGAACAATATGCAAATAAGCCATTAGTAGAAATTGTTGAAGGCGATATAACACAGCATGCAACCATTGAACAGTTGAAAAAAGTTGTTGCTGATCGCCAGCTGCATGGTATTCTTGTTAATGCAGGAGGCCCGCCGGCAAAAACTGTTTTAGAAACAACACTGGAAGATTGGGATGATGCTTATCAAAAGATTCTGCGATGGAAAGTGGAATTGACACAGGCGTTTGTTCCATCTATGATCAAAGCAGGTTATGGAAGATTGGTATATGTAGAAAGTTCAAGTGTAAAACAACCCATTGAAAACTTAGTATTAAGTACATCATTACGGTTAGCAGTTGTTGGTATGGTAAAAACATTGAGCCAGGAAATTGCAAAGAGCGGTGTTACCTTAAATATACTTGGTCCGGGAAGTCATAACACTCCTGCTATTGATAGATTGTATGTGAAAAAAAGTGAGCAGACCGGTTTGCCATTTGATGATGTAAAGAAAAATGCGATACAGCAAATTCCTGTGGGCGCATTGGGAGAGGCTGATGATTTTGCATCACTGGCTGTTTGGTTATTGAGTAAGAGCAGCCGTTATATTACCGGGCAAACAATTTTGGTTGATGGGGGAACGGTGAAAGGAATATTTTGA